The Natrinema pellirubrum DSM 15624 region ATCGACGGGATCGACTCCGTCGACTACCTCACCAGTCGCGAGGCGCTCCAACTCGAGTCTCCGCCGGATCACCTCGTGATCGTCGGTGGCGGCTACATCGCCGCGGAACTGGGCCACTTCTTCGGTACCTTCGGCAGCGACGTGTCGATCGTCGGCCGGCGGCCGTACTTGCTTCCCGACGCCGACGCGGCGGTCGCCGCCGAGTTCACCGACCGCTACGCCGACCGGTTCGATGTCTACACGGGCTACGAGGCCACCGCAGCAATGCAGTCGGGGGAGTCGATCACGGTCGAGGCACGGCCGTTCTCCGAGTCGGACGGCGCCGCGGACGCGGAGACGGCGGGTCCCGGCGAGACGGTCTCGGTCACCGGCGACGAACTACTCGTCGCCGCCGGCCGCGTCCCCAACACGGACGCGCTGAACGTCGAGGCCGCCGGGATCGAGACCGACGCCGCCGGCTTCGTCGAAACCGACGAGTACCTGCGGACGACCGCCGACGGCGTCTGGGCGCTGGGCGATATCGTCGGCGAATACCTGCTGAAACACAACGCAAACCACGAGGCCCGCGCCGTCGCGCGGAACCTGTTCGGCGAGGCCCTCGATCCGGTCGACTACTCGGCGATGCCCTTCGCCGTCTTCGGCTCGCCGGAAGTCGCCGGCGTCGGACTGACCGAGCAGGAGTTGCGGGAGTCGGACCGGGAATACGCCACGCGCACCTACCGCTACGAGGAGACCGCCCGCGGGTCGGCGATGAAAGCCGAGGGGTTCGTCAAGCCGATCATCGACCTCGAGGGCGAGATCCTCGGTTGTCACATCGTCGGGCCGGAGGCCTCGAACTTGATCCAGGAAGTCGTCGTCGCGATGACGGCCGGCTCCGGGACGGTCCAGGATATCCGCCAGTCGGTCCACATCCACCCCGCGCTCTCGGAGGTCGTCCAGCGGGCCTTTTCCGGGCAGTTCACGCGGGGCGGACACGACCACAGTCACGATCACAGTCACGATCACTGACTCAATTCCGGCGAGGCGATACCGGTCGTCGCGTTCCGTCCTCGATATCCAACGCCTCGGATCGACGAACACTCGCCGTCGTCGACGGATCTTCGTCCGCGGCACACGACCGCCCGCTTCTTTTACCTGCCAATCGCCTACGACCCGCCGTAATGACGAACGCAGCAATCGTAATTCTGGCAGGGACCGAATCCCACAGCGACCTCGGGCGGCTCGTCAACGGCCTCGAGGCGGCCCGGGAGTTCGCCGAGAACCTCGAGGACGATCTGGAACTCATCTTCGACGGGGCCGGCACGCAGTGGATTCCTGAACTGGAAGACGAGGACCACGACTACCACGACCTCTACCGATCGGTCAGCGACGAGGCGGCGGCCTGTGACTACTGTGCGGGCGCGTTCGGCGTCGAAGACGCCGTCAACGACGCCGGCGTCGTCACGGTAGACGACAACGAGGGACACCCAAGCATCCGCTCGCTGGTCGACGACGACTACGAGATTATCACCTTCTAAGCGGGACGAGGACACTTCTCGGACCGGTCCGTGGCACCGACGAAACGAAAAGGCCGCTGCGGATTCACTTTCACTCCGGTAGCACACACCTTTTAGCCTCCCCGTTAGTACAGGGAGACGATGACGTCGTTCCAGTCGACACTCGGTGACGAGCCGGGGATCGCCGAGGAGCTGGCCGAGAGCCAGCAGTCGATCTCCATCGCCGAGTTCTTCGAGAAGAACAAGCACATGCTCGGCTTCGACAGCGGCGCTCGAGGCCTCGTCACGGCCGTCAAAGAGGCCGTCGACAACGCCTTAGACGCCGCCGAGGAGTCGGGAATTCTCCCGGATATCTACGTCGAGATCGAGGAGGCCGGCGACTACTACCGCCTGATCGTCGAGGACAACGGGCCGGGGCTGACCAAGGAATCGCTCCCGAAAGTCTTCGGGAAACTGCTCTACGGCTCTCGCTTTCACGCACGCGAACAATCCCGCGGCCAGCAGGGGATCGGGATCTCCGCGGCCGTCCTCTACTCACAACTGACCAGCGGCAAGCCCGCGAAGATCACCAGCCGCACGCAGGGTTCCGAGGAGGCCGAATACTTCGAACTCATCATCGATACCGACAGCAACGAGCCCGAGATCAGCGTCGAGGAAAAGACCACCTGGGACCGGCCCCACGGCACGCGCATCGAACTCGAGATGGAGGCCAACATGCGGGCCCGCCAGCAGCTCCACGACTACATCAAGCACACGGCGGTCGTCAACCCCCATGCCCGCCTCGAGCTGCGCGAGCCCCAGGAACACTTCAAGTTCGAGCGCGCGACCGATCAGCTCC contains the following coding sequences:
- a CDS encoding DsrE family protein yields the protein MTNAAIVILAGTESHSDLGRLVNGLEAAREFAENLEDDLELIFDGAGTQWIPELEDEDHDYHDLYRSVSDEAAACDYCAGAFGVEDAVNDAGVVTVDDNEGHPSIRSLVDDDYEIITF
- a CDS encoding dihydrolipoyl dehydrogenase; this encodes MEEYDFLVIGSGSGLDVANAAVNQGQSVAIVEKGRLGGTCLNRGCIPSKQLLYHADVLETIERADAFHIDATVEDVDVAEIVREVTEDVHGSSDSLERGLSSSDRHDLYQAEARFVDERTIELAGGDYDGERLTADTVLVAAGTRPAVPPIDGIDSVDYLTSREALQLESPPDHLVIVGGGYIAAELGHFFGTFGSDVSIVGRRPYLLPDADAAVAAEFTDRYADRFDVYTGYEATAAMQSGESITVEARPFSESDGAADAETAGPGETVSVTGDELLVAAGRVPNTDALNVEAAGIETDAAGFVETDEYLRTTADGVWALGDIVGEYLLKHNANHEARAVARNLFGEALDPVDYSAMPFAVFGSPEVAGVGLTEQELRESDREYATRTYRYEETARGSAMKAEGFVKPIIDLEGEILGCHIVGPEASNLIQEVVVAMTAGSGTVQDIRQSVHIHPALSEVVQRAFSGQFTRGGHDHSHDHSHDH